tttacttttttgaaTTACTTCCATCTGGTAAATATCTTATTGCTGTTGTTATGTTACTAACCTTTTCCCATTGTTCAAGGTGAGATTTCATATGCTAATGGAATCTTTCATTTCTCATTCGATCCATCTCTGAACCCTGTTGCTGATTAAGGTATTGATCAAGGTATATCTATCTCTGACTGTCtctccacacacacacacaccaagCTATACAGGGTTTGGACACCAACTGATGATTTTTTCCAATCCATTATTTGGAAATTTAACAATATCAAGAAATTTATCGTTCACCTCCGAGAATATAAACTAAAATTGAAAAGATCATTGTTAGAAACATGGGAAACTTTCATAATCACAGATCTATTCGCCTTATCGATTGAAGACAAGGTATAATAGAATGGACAGTATTAACCACCCTAAAAAGAAGTATCCTGTGTATGTTGTTGGCAATTCATCCTCTGGCTCCTGCAAAATAAGAAAGTAATTTGGACACCATGAGAAAGAGATGGCCGCAAAACACTTGCTATTTTAAGGACGCATCGCATCGCATCCACTGCTGAGGACATTACTTGAACCTTATTTTTTGACACTCAATAAAGGACTCTTACCATATTATCAAAAACCAATGCACAAAGAAAAGATCATGTGTAATGCCGTGATAATTCAGTGTTGCAATTAATCAATGTTATAAGATTGGAATAGAGCTAGAAGATTTCGGTATGTAAGTAACAAGGTGTAAGGTTCAGGTTCAGGTTCAACTCTTACTGTTTTCTTTGTTCAGGGTAAAGAAAAAATTGGAATATAGTGAAAAAGGGCTATTGGTTTCTAAATCATAGACTTAAGGTGAAAATTTGGTAGAAAATTTTACAATCAAGTAATTGAAAAAGGTGATGACGTTTGCAACCATGAAAATTGACGTCATTTCTTATGTCTACGGGTTTGCTCTCCTCCATAATCAGAATGTAGATTCAGCTTAAGGGGAAAATCAAACTCCGGGGAAATTCGTAACAAAGCGTAGTAAATGCATGATATTAGTGGCTGAGTTTTATGTTTGTgagaaatattaatttttggtCAAGTTATGAACCATTTTTCCTTGTAAAAATGGGTATTTACCTGAGGAGGAGGGTCTCCTAGTTGTTCTCGCATACTATCAACTTCAAATGGCCACACATATGTATCTGGCTTCTCACTTCTGGCCAAACTCCAATCATATAGCCTTCTCTCTTCTGGCGTCGACAGAATCGAACACGATTCCTAGTcgataccaaaaaaaaaacacatttacATGAAATGGAATGATGGTTGAAATTTTATGGCAAATCAACCTTTAAGAGATCTAGTTCCTTGCTAAGCTCTTCTTCATCCAACCCTTTGCTCGTCAGCTCAGTCACCTTGCTCTTGTAAGCAACATTAACCTATATATAATAAGATCAAGAGTGAgttcaaattttataaaaaataaatattttagagCTTATACTAATCAAGATTGGTAGTATATTGTTAGTTGAATGCGGATAAAATATAAATCTTAGATTTCAACCTCATCATATGAACATTTGGCGGGAAGCCCCAGCCGTCCATAGTGATCAGCATCCGTAATTGCTGCAACTCTAAAACAAAACTCCATTACCAATCTAACATAAAAACAAATatgcaaaaagaaaaaaaaaagaaacatacCAATCCCACTCAAAGCTTTCTCCACATTAAGAGTTGATATCAACGACGGAGGTCCTTTCGGGACTTCTGCCGGCGTCTGCGTCTGCAGCGGCTCCCCTTCATCGACAGCCGTTGCGCCTTCCTCTCCGGTGCTTCGGACCACCAACAGCTGCCGCCTTGCATGGCTGCTGAACCTTGAAAACGAAGTCGGGATTGGAACACGATGATCGTTGAT
This portion of the Salvia splendens isolate huo1 chromosome 10, SspV2, whole genome shotgun sequence genome encodes:
- the LOC121750663 gene encoding NAD(P)H-quinone oxidoreductase subunit U, chloroplastic-like; its protein translation is MAAAASSATVASSAYSLPARKRVSINDHRVPIPTSFSRFSSHARRQLLVVRSTGEEGATAVDEGEPLQTQTPAEVPKGPPSLISTLNVEKALSGIAITDADHYGRLGLPAKCSYDEVNVAYKSKVTELTSKGLDEEELSKELDLLKESCSILSTPEERRLYDWSLARSEKPDTYVWPFEVDSMREQLGDPPPQEPEDELPTTYTGYFFLGWLILSILLYLVFNR